A genome region from Eurosta solidaginis isolate ZX-2024a chromosome 2, ASM4086904v1, whole genome shotgun sequence includes the following:
- the Hnf4 gene encoding transcription factor HNF-4 homolog isoform X1: protein MKDPNELKEHDNLAAINNMENLEGDSNDREAEGHMMHTIEPALSLSNASAHSPNGSQALSPTLSLSGGNSNSNGNLSTNGGNTLANNNNNNNAYAPNNNSQLSTVCAICGDRATGKHYGASSCDGCKGFFRRSVRKNHQYTCRFSRNCVVDKDKRNQCRYCRLRKCFKAGMKKEAVQNERDRISCRRTSNEDPDPGNGLSVISLVKAEIESRQSKAGAAMETNPNEDLSNKQFASINDVCESMKQQLLTLVEWAKHIPAFNDLQLDDQVALLRAHAGEHLLLGLSRRSMHLKDVLLLGNNCVITKHCPDARLSPNLDISRIGARIIDELVFALKDVNIDDTELACIKALVFFDPNAKGLNEPQRIKTLRHQILNNLEDYVSDRQYESRGRFGEILLILPVLQSITWQMIEQIQFAKIFGVAHIDSLLQEMLLGGMSTSHFPEPHYFQILRSYLMYPKFEGELADNSPLSPPSLNNYSPTRNMDGSHVTSTLDMLTSPSPNDHLAACMDGNSLDAQMMSPLLENISPPPPQYHTMRSDPTQERPPHQLHQQQHNQAINAPCASHHTRSMHSPQLQDQQEATNSDVGNGGMNNNNQNPNPYMDEHSIYNTNASMRPLSAGNAVHSLPHMTPTNIQHTQTPSTPSQTIPSGAIMQHSPPLHRIHPYQRPDQLNTVGTSNGLTGQHQLRNPAEMTLNEYNSGSAEEMLRRAPLKIRGPDALSSGAGGVSGYADMMGGSGGLHVAENAYRMTLKEEPETGY from the exons AAGCGGAGGGTCACATGATGCACACTATCGAACCAGCCCTTTCGCTCAGCAATGCATCCGCTCATAGTCCAAATGGCAGTCAGGCGCTCAGTCCTACACTCAGTCTCAGCGGTGGCAACAGCAATAGTAATGGTAATTTATCTACTAATGGCGGTAATACACTTgccaacaataataacaacaataacgcaTACGCACCAAACAATAACTCACAATTATCTACAGTTTGCGCTATATGTGGAGATCGTGCTACCGGCAAACATTATGGTGCCTCAAGTTGTGATGGCTGCAAGGGTTTTTTTAGACGCAGCGTGCGTAAAAATCATCAATATACCTGCcg ATTTTCACGTAATTGTGTTGTAGACAAGGATAAACGTAATCAATGTCGATATTGTCGACTGCGCAAATGTTTTAAAGCTGGCATGAAGAAGGAAGCTGTGCAAAATGAGCGTGATCGCATAAGCTGTCGTCGCACTTCAAATGAGGATCCTGATCCCGGTAACGGTCTGTCTGTTATATCATTGGTAAAAGCTGAAATTGAGAGTCGTCAATCAAAAGCTGGTGCCGCTATGGAGACCAACCCAAATGAAGATCTCTCAAATAAACAATTTGCCAGTATCAATGATGTTTGCGAATCGATGAAACAACAATTGTTGACACTTGTCGAATGGGCTAAGCATATACCAGCATTCAATGATTTACAGTTGGACGATCAGGTAGCGTTACTGCGCGCTCATGCTGGTGAACATCTGTTGCTCGGTTTATCGCGTCGTTCAATGCATCTAAAAGATGTGTTGTTGCTTGGCAATAATTGTGTCATTACAAAACATTGTCCAG ATGCACGTTTATCGCCAAATCTGGATATATCGCGTATCGGTGCTAGAATTATTGATGAGCTGGTATTTGCGCTCAAGGATGTGAATATTGATGATACGGAATTGGCATGCATTAAAGCGTTGGTGTTTTTCGATCCTA ATGCCAAAGGCCTTAACGAACCACAGCGCATCAAGACGTTACGCCATCAAATACTCAACAATTTAGAGGACTATGTGTCGGACCGACAATATGAATCACGTGGACGTTTTGGTGAGATCCTTTTAATATTACCCGTCCTGCAATCCATCACTTGGCAGATGATCGAGCAAAtacaatttgcaaaaattttcggTGTTGCACACATTGACTCACTACTACAGGAAATGTTACTCGGAGGTATGTCTACATCACACTTCCCCGAACCGCACTATTTTCAAATTTTACGTTCATATTTAATGTACCCCAAATTTGAAGGTGAACTGGCCGACAACTCACCACTCTCACCACCAAGCTTAAATAATTATAGTCCCACAAGGAACATGGATGGAAGTCATGTAACCTCAACATTAGATATGCTTACATCACCCTCGCCTAACGATCATCTAGCGGCTTGCATGGATGGCAATAGTCTGGATGCACAAATGATGTCACCGCTGTTAGAGAATATCTCTCCACCGCCGCCGCAATATCACACAATGCGAAGCGATCCAACGCAAGAACGTCCACCTCATCAGCTACATCAACAGCAGCACAACCAAGCAATCAATGCACCGTGCGCATCACATCATACACGTTCTATGCACTCACCACAATTACAAGACCAGCAGGAGGCAACAAATTCTGATGTTGGTAATGGTGGCATGAATAACAACAATCAAAACCCAAATCCATATATGGATGAGCATAGCATTTATAATACAAATGCTTCAATGCGCCCCCTTTCAGCAGGTAATGCCGTACACAGCTTGCCACATATGACACCAACAAATATACAACATACTCAAACGCCATCAACGCCTAGTCAAACAATTCCAAGTGGTGCAATAATGCAGCATTCACCACCACTGCATCGCATTCATCCCTACCAAAGACCCGACCAGCTAAATACCGTCGGTACGAGTAATGGTTTAACGGGACAGCATCAATTACGTAATCCAGCAGAGATGACTTTAAATGAATATAATAGCGGTAGCGCGGAGGAAATGTTACGGCGTGCACCACTTAAAATACGTGGACCTGATGCGCTGAGCAGTGGTGCTGGAGGCGTAAGTGGTTATGCGGATATGATGGGTGGTAGTGGTGGATTACATGTTGCCGAAAATGCTTATCGTATGACATTGAAAGAGGAACCGGAAACTGGTTATTGA
- the Hnf4 gene encoding transcription factor HNF-4 homolog isoform X2 → MLKMKTEVLTNNSFEDSYIFEDNLMRIIEAEGHMMHTIEPALSLSNASAHSPNGSQALSPTLSLSGGNSNSNGNLSTNGGNTLANNNNNNNAYAPNNNSQLSTVCAICGDRATGKHYGASSCDGCKGFFRRSVRKNHQYTCRFSRNCVVDKDKRNQCRYCRLRKCFKAGMKKEAVQNERDRISCRRTSNEDPDPGNGLSVISLVKAEIESRQSKAGAAMETNPNEDLSNKQFASINDVCESMKQQLLTLVEWAKHIPAFNDLQLDDQVALLRAHAGEHLLLGLSRRSMHLKDVLLLGNNCVITKHCPDARLSPNLDISRIGARIIDELVFALKDVNIDDTELACIKALVFFDPNAKGLNEPQRIKTLRHQILNNLEDYVSDRQYESRGRFGEILLILPVLQSITWQMIEQIQFAKIFGVAHIDSLLQEMLLGGMSTSHFPEPHYFQILRSYLMYPKFEGELADNSPLSPPSLNNYSPTRNMDGSHVTSTLDMLTSPSPNDHLAACMDGNSLDAQMMSPLLENISPPPPQYHTMRSDPTQERPPHQLHQQQHNQAINAPCASHHTRSMHSPQLQDQQEATNSDVGNGGMNNNNQNPNPYMDEHSIYNTNASMRPLSAGNAVHSLPHMTPTNIQHTQTPSTPSQTIPSGAIMQHSPPLHRIHPYQRPDQLNTVGTSNGLTGQHQLRNPAEMTLNEYNSGSAEEMLRRAPLKIRGPDALSSGAGGVSGYADMMGGSGGLHVAENAYRMTLKEEPETGY, encoded by the exons AAGCGGAGGGTCACATGATGCACACTATCGAACCAGCCCTTTCGCTCAGCAATGCATCCGCTCATAGTCCAAATGGCAGTCAGGCGCTCAGTCCTACACTCAGTCTCAGCGGTGGCAACAGCAATAGTAATGGTAATTTATCTACTAATGGCGGTAATACACTTgccaacaataataacaacaataacgcaTACGCACCAAACAATAACTCACAATTATCTACAGTTTGCGCTATATGTGGAGATCGTGCTACCGGCAAACATTATGGTGCCTCAAGTTGTGATGGCTGCAAGGGTTTTTTTAGACGCAGCGTGCGTAAAAATCATCAATATACCTGCcg ATTTTCACGTAATTGTGTTGTAGACAAGGATAAACGTAATCAATGTCGATATTGTCGACTGCGCAAATGTTTTAAAGCTGGCATGAAGAAGGAAGCTGTGCAAAATGAGCGTGATCGCATAAGCTGTCGTCGCACTTCAAATGAGGATCCTGATCCCGGTAACGGTCTGTCTGTTATATCATTGGTAAAAGCTGAAATTGAGAGTCGTCAATCAAAAGCTGGTGCCGCTATGGAGACCAACCCAAATGAAGATCTCTCAAATAAACAATTTGCCAGTATCAATGATGTTTGCGAATCGATGAAACAACAATTGTTGACACTTGTCGAATGGGCTAAGCATATACCAGCATTCAATGATTTACAGTTGGACGATCAGGTAGCGTTACTGCGCGCTCATGCTGGTGAACATCTGTTGCTCGGTTTATCGCGTCGTTCAATGCATCTAAAAGATGTGTTGTTGCTTGGCAATAATTGTGTCATTACAAAACATTGTCCAG ATGCACGTTTATCGCCAAATCTGGATATATCGCGTATCGGTGCTAGAATTATTGATGAGCTGGTATTTGCGCTCAAGGATGTGAATATTGATGATACGGAATTGGCATGCATTAAAGCGTTGGTGTTTTTCGATCCTA ATGCCAAAGGCCTTAACGAACCACAGCGCATCAAGACGTTACGCCATCAAATACTCAACAATTTAGAGGACTATGTGTCGGACCGACAATATGAATCACGTGGACGTTTTGGTGAGATCCTTTTAATATTACCCGTCCTGCAATCCATCACTTGGCAGATGATCGAGCAAAtacaatttgcaaaaattttcggTGTTGCACACATTGACTCACTACTACAGGAAATGTTACTCGGAGGTATGTCTACATCACACTTCCCCGAACCGCACTATTTTCAAATTTTACGTTCATATTTAATGTACCCCAAATTTGAAGGTGAACTGGCCGACAACTCACCACTCTCACCACCAAGCTTAAATAATTATAGTCCCACAAGGAACATGGATGGAAGTCATGTAACCTCAACATTAGATATGCTTACATCACCCTCGCCTAACGATCATCTAGCGGCTTGCATGGATGGCAATAGTCTGGATGCACAAATGATGTCACCGCTGTTAGAGAATATCTCTCCACCGCCGCCGCAATATCACACAATGCGAAGCGATCCAACGCAAGAACGTCCACCTCATCAGCTACATCAACAGCAGCACAACCAAGCAATCAATGCACCGTGCGCATCACATCATACACGTTCTATGCACTCACCACAATTACAAGACCAGCAGGAGGCAACAAATTCTGATGTTGGTAATGGTGGCATGAATAACAACAATCAAAACCCAAATCCATATATGGATGAGCATAGCATTTATAATACAAATGCTTCAATGCGCCCCCTTTCAGCAGGTAATGCCGTACACAGCTTGCCACATATGACACCAACAAATATACAACATACTCAAACGCCATCAACGCCTAGTCAAACAATTCCAAGTGGTGCAATAATGCAGCATTCACCACCACTGCATCGCATTCATCCCTACCAAAGACCCGACCAGCTAAATACCGTCGGTACGAGTAATGGTTTAACGGGACAGCATCAATTACGTAATCCAGCAGAGATGACTTTAAATGAATATAATAGCGGTAGCGCGGAGGAAATGTTACGGCGTGCACCACTTAAAATACGTGGACCTGATGCGCTGAGCAGTGGTGCTGGAGGCGTAAGTGGTTATGCGGATATGATGGGTGGTAGTGGTGGATTACATGTTGCCGAAAATGCTTATCGTATGACATTGAAAGAGGAACCGGAAACTGGTTATTGA
- the Hnf4 gene encoding transcription factor HNF-4 homolog isoform X3, with the protein MKDPNELKEHDNLAAINNMENLEGDSNDREAEGHMMHTIEPALSLSNASAHSPNGSQALSPTLSLSGGNSNSNGNLSTNGGNTLANNNNNNNAYAPNNNSQLSTVCAICGDRATGKHYGASSCDGCKGFFRRSVRKNHQYTCRFSRNCVVDKDKRNQCRYCRLRKCFKAGMKKEAVQNERDRISCRRTSNEDPDPGNGLSVISLVKAEIESRQSKAGAAMETNPNEDLSNKQFASINDVCESMKQQLLTLVEWAKHIPAFNDLQLDDQVALLRAHAGEHLLLGLSRRSMHLKDVLLLGNNCVITKHCPDARLSPNLDISRIGARIIDELVFALKDVNIDDTELACIKALVFFDPNAKGLNEPQRIKTLRHQILNNLEDYVSDRQYESRGRFGEILLILPVLQSITWQMIEQIQFAKIFGVAHIDSLLQEMLLGGELADNSPLSPPSLNNYSPTRNMDGSHVTSTLDMLTSPSPNDHLAACMDGNSLDAQMMSPLLENISPPPPQYHTMRSDPTQERPPHQLHQQQHNQAINAPCASHHTRSMHSPQLQDQQEATNSDVGNGGMNNNNQNPNPYMDEHSIYNTNASMRPLSAGNAVHSLPHMTPTNIQHTQTPSTPSQTIPSGAIMQHSPPLHRIHPYQRPDQLNTVGTSNGLTGQHQLRNPAEMTLNEYNSGSAEEMLRRAPLKIRGPDALSSGAGGVSGYADMMGGSGGLHVAENAYRMTLKEEPETGY; encoded by the exons AAGCGGAGGGTCACATGATGCACACTATCGAACCAGCCCTTTCGCTCAGCAATGCATCCGCTCATAGTCCAAATGGCAGTCAGGCGCTCAGTCCTACACTCAGTCTCAGCGGTGGCAACAGCAATAGTAATGGTAATTTATCTACTAATGGCGGTAATACACTTgccaacaataataacaacaataacgcaTACGCACCAAACAATAACTCACAATTATCTACAGTTTGCGCTATATGTGGAGATCGTGCTACCGGCAAACATTATGGTGCCTCAAGTTGTGATGGCTGCAAGGGTTTTTTTAGACGCAGCGTGCGTAAAAATCATCAATATACCTGCcg ATTTTCACGTAATTGTGTTGTAGACAAGGATAAACGTAATCAATGTCGATATTGTCGACTGCGCAAATGTTTTAAAGCTGGCATGAAGAAGGAAGCTGTGCAAAATGAGCGTGATCGCATAAGCTGTCGTCGCACTTCAAATGAGGATCCTGATCCCGGTAACGGTCTGTCTGTTATATCATTGGTAAAAGCTGAAATTGAGAGTCGTCAATCAAAAGCTGGTGCCGCTATGGAGACCAACCCAAATGAAGATCTCTCAAATAAACAATTTGCCAGTATCAATGATGTTTGCGAATCGATGAAACAACAATTGTTGACACTTGTCGAATGGGCTAAGCATATACCAGCATTCAATGATTTACAGTTGGACGATCAGGTAGCGTTACTGCGCGCTCATGCTGGTGAACATCTGTTGCTCGGTTTATCGCGTCGTTCAATGCATCTAAAAGATGTGTTGTTGCTTGGCAATAATTGTGTCATTACAAAACATTGTCCAG ATGCACGTTTATCGCCAAATCTGGATATATCGCGTATCGGTGCTAGAATTATTGATGAGCTGGTATTTGCGCTCAAGGATGTGAATATTGATGATACGGAATTGGCATGCATTAAAGCGTTGGTGTTTTTCGATCCTA ATGCCAAAGGCCTTAACGAACCACAGCGCATCAAGACGTTACGCCATCAAATACTCAACAATTTAGAGGACTATGTGTCGGACCGACAATATGAATCACGTGGACGTTTTGGTGAGATCCTTTTAATATTACCCGTCCTGCAATCCATCACTTGGCAGATGATCGAGCAAAtacaatttgcaaaaattttcggTGTTGCACACATTGACTCACTACTACAGGAAATGTTACTCGGAG GTGAACTGGCCGACAACTCACCACTCTCACCACCAAGCTTAAATAATTATAGTCCCACAAGGAACATGGATGGAAGTCATGTAACCTCAACATTAGATATGCTTACATCACCCTCGCCTAACGATCATCTAGCGGCTTGCATGGATGGCAATAGTCTGGATGCACAAATGATGTCACCGCTGTTAGAGAATATCTCTCCACCGCCGCCGCAATATCACACAATGCGAAGCGATCCAACGCAAGAACGTCCACCTCATCAGCTACATCAACAGCAGCACAACCAAGCAATCAATGCACCGTGCGCATCACATCATACACGTTCTATGCACTCACCACAATTACAAGACCAGCAGGAGGCAACAAATTCTGATGTTGGTAATGGTGGCATGAATAACAACAATCAAAACCCAAATCCATATATGGATGAGCATAGCATTTATAATACAAATGCTTCAATGCGCCCCCTTTCAGCAGGTAATGCCGTACACAGCTTGCCACATATGACACCAACAAATATACAACATACTCAAACGCCATCAACGCCTAGTCAAACAATTCCAAGTGGTGCAATAATGCAGCATTCACCACCACTGCATCGCATTCATCCCTACCAAAGACCCGACCAGCTAAATACCGTCGGTACGAGTAATGGTTTAACGGGACAGCATCAATTACGTAATCCAGCAGAGATGACTTTAAATGAATATAATAGCGGTAGCGCGGAGGAAATGTTACGGCGTGCACCACTTAAAATACGTGGACCTGATGCGCTGAGCAGTGGTGCTGGAGGCGTAAGTGGTTATGCGGATATGATGGGTGGTAGTGGTGGATTACATGTTGCCGAAAATGCTTATCGTATGACATTGAAAGAGGAACCGGAAACTGGTTATTGA
- the Hnf4 gene encoding transcription factor HNF-4 homolog isoform X4 → MKDPNELKEHDNLAAINNMENLEGDSNDREAEGHMMHTIEPALSLSNASAHSPNGSQALSPTLSLSGGNSNSNVCAICGDRATGKHYGASSCDGCKGFFRRSVRKNHQYTCRFSRNCVVDKDKRNQCRYCRLRKCFKAGMKKEAVQNERDRISCRRTSNEDPDPGNGLSVISLVKAEIESRQSKAGAAMETNPNEDLSNKQFASINDVCESMKQQLLTLVEWAKHIPAFNDLQLDDQVALLRAHAGEHLLLGLSRRSMHLKDVLLLGNNCVITKHCPDARLSPNLDISRIGARIIDELVFALKDVNIDDTELACIKALVFFDPNAKGLNEPQRIKTLRHQILNNLEDYVSDRQYESRGRFGEILLILPVLQSITWQMIEQIQFAKIFGVAHIDSLLQEMLLGGELADNSPLSPPSLNNYSPTRNMDGSHVTSTLDMLTSPSPNDHLAACMDGNSLDAQMMSPLLENISPPPPQYHTMRSDPTQERPPHQLHQQQHNQAINAPCASHHTRSMHSPQLQDQQEATNSDVGNGGMNNNNQNPNPYMDEHSIYNTNASMRPLSAGNAVHSLPHMTPTNIQHTQTPSTPSQTIPSGAIMQHSPPLHRIHPYQRPDQLNTVGTSNGLTGQHQLRNPAEMTLNEYNSGSAEEMLRRAPLKIRGPDALSSGAGGVSGYADMMGGSGGLHVAENAYRMTLKEEPETGY, encoded by the exons AAGCGGAGGGTCACATGATGCACACTATCGAACCAGCCCTTTCGCTCAGCAATGCATCCGCTCATAGTCCAAATGGCAGTCAGGCGCTCAGTCCTACACTCAGTCTCAGCGGTGGCAACAGCAATAGTAATG TTTGCGCTATATGTGGAGATCGTGCTACCGGCAAACATTATGGTGCCTCAAGTTGTGATGGCTGCAAGGGTTTTTTTAGACGCAGCGTGCGTAAAAATCATCAATATACCTGCcg ATTTTCACGTAATTGTGTTGTAGACAAGGATAAACGTAATCAATGTCGATATTGTCGACTGCGCAAATGTTTTAAAGCTGGCATGAAGAAGGAAGCTGTGCAAAATGAGCGTGATCGCATAAGCTGTCGTCGCACTTCAAATGAGGATCCTGATCCCGGTAACGGTCTGTCTGTTATATCATTGGTAAAAGCTGAAATTGAGAGTCGTCAATCAAAAGCTGGTGCCGCTATGGAGACCAACCCAAATGAAGATCTCTCAAATAAACAATTTGCCAGTATCAATGATGTTTGCGAATCGATGAAACAACAATTGTTGACACTTGTCGAATGGGCTAAGCATATACCAGCATTCAATGATTTACAGTTGGACGATCAGGTAGCGTTACTGCGCGCTCATGCTGGTGAACATCTGTTGCTCGGTTTATCGCGTCGTTCAATGCATCTAAAAGATGTGTTGTTGCTTGGCAATAATTGTGTCATTACAAAACATTGTCCAG ATGCACGTTTATCGCCAAATCTGGATATATCGCGTATCGGTGCTAGAATTATTGATGAGCTGGTATTTGCGCTCAAGGATGTGAATATTGATGATACGGAATTGGCATGCATTAAAGCGTTGGTGTTTTTCGATCCTA ATGCCAAAGGCCTTAACGAACCACAGCGCATCAAGACGTTACGCCATCAAATACTCAACAATTTAGAGGACTATGTGTCGGACCGACAATATGAATCACGTGGACGTTTTGGTGAGATCCTTTTAATATTACCCGTCCTGCAATCCATCACTTGGCAGATGATCGAGCAAAtacaatttgcaaaaattttcggTGTTGCACACATTGACTCACTACTACAGGAAATGTTACTCGGAG GTGAACTGGCCGACAACTCACCACTCTCACCACCAAGCTTAAATAATTATAGTCCCACAAGGAACATGGATGGAAGTCATGTAACCTCAACATTAGATATGCTTACATCACCCTCGCCTAACGATCATCTAGCGGCTTGCATGGATGGCAATAGTCTGGATGCACAAATGATGTCACCGCTGTTAGAGAATATCTCTCCACCGCCGCCGCAATATCACACAATGCGAAGCGATCCAACGCAAGAACGTCCACCTCATCAGCTACATCAACAGCAGCACAACCAAGCAATCAATGCACCGTGCGCATCACATCATACACGTTCTATGCACTCACCACAATTACAAGACCAGCAGGAGGCAACAAATTCTGATGTTGGTAATGGTGGCATGAATAACAACAATCAAAACCCAAATCCATATATGGATGAGCATAGCATTTATAATACAAATGCTTCAATGCGCCCCCTTTCAGCAGGTAATGCCGTACACAGCTTGCCACATATGACACCAACAAATATACAACATACTCAAACGCCATCAACGCCTAGTCAAACAATTCCAAGTGGTGCAATAATGCAGCATTCACCACCACTGCATCGCATTCATCCCTACCAAAGACCCGACCAGCTAAATACCGTCGGTACGAGTAATGGTTTAACGGGACAGCATCAATTACGTAATCCAGCAGAGATGACTTTAAATGAATATAATAGCGGTAGCGCGGAGGAAATGTTACGGCGTGCACCACTTAAAATACGTGGACCTGATGCGCTGAGCAGTGGTGCTGGAGGCGTAAGTGGTTATGCGGATATGATGGGTGGTAGTGGTGGATTACATGTTGCCGAAAATGCTTATCGTATGACATTGAAAGAGGAACCGGAAACTGGTTATTGA